The Devosia sp. genome segment TCCTGGGTGAAATGAGCCTGCTCGACGACGCCCCAAGGTCTGCCGATGCCGTTGCTGCCATTGCCAGCGCCGGGTTCGTGGTGCTGCGCGAGCAATTCGAGCGATTGATGCGCACGCATCCCGAACTGCAGCAACCCCTGATCCGCTATCTCAGCCGCCGGTTGCGGGAAACTACCGATCAGCTTGAATCCATCGCCCTGTTCGATGTGCGCCTGCGCCTTGCCCGCTTCCTGCTGCTCAGTCTCAACCAGGCCTTCGACAATGACGTGCCCGACACGCCGCGTCTGCGGCTCGATCTCAGCCAGGGCGAGATCGCAAGCATGCTCGGGGCCAGCCGTCCGAAGGTGAACCGCGCCATCCTGGCGCTTGAAGAAGACGGGGCCATTGCCAGGGACGGTCATGTGCTGACCTGCGACCCGGCCATTCTCCACGACATCGTCGCCGCGGACGGCGAATGAGGCGCCACAGATCCATGCGCAGCCTTCTGCCCCTGGCCGCCGGATTGCTGATTGCCGGTCTCGGGACGATCCTTGTGCTCCATGCACCACCCTCGGTCGCGCTTCTGCGCGAGAAAGGGCTCGACTGGCTGGTTCTGGCCATGCCGGTGCCGCAGGCCGAAGCCCTGGTCGTGGTCGATATCGGACTTGAAAACGAAGCGGGAAATCCCTGGTCACGGGACGATACCGCCCGGTTGATCGGGGCCGTTTCGGCGGCGTCCCCAACGGCCATCGGCCTCGACATGGTGCTGTCGGGGGAGTGCGATGCCGGCGCCGCCGCAAACCAGACGCTGGCCGAAGCCATGGCCGGAACGCCGGTGGTGCTGGGTTTTCTGCTGACCGCCACGCCAAGCGCTGCCCCGGTGCCTCAGCCGGCGCTGGCCCTCATGGCCGATCTGTCGCTGCCGCGCATCCTTTACGCCGACGGCGCCGAGACTGCCTGTGCCGGATTTTCCGACATGGCCGCCAGCGCGGCCGGGCTGCCGCTGTTGGGCGACGGCGACGGGCTGGTGCGTCAGGTTCCTGCCGT includes the following:
- a CDS encoding Crp/Fnr family transcriptional regulator, coding for MTDGKPGLAFWRSFPIFEDFSAEAIAELNAAAIPRKWGMGEVIFQRGDHGDHLVAVAEGRIRVALLTPSGRELTLRHAGPGEILGEMSLLDDAPRSADAVAAIASAGFVVLREQFERLMRTHPELQQPLIRYLSRRLRETTDQLESIALFDVRLRLARFLLLSLNQAFDNDVPDTPRLRLDLSQGEIASMLGASRPKVNRAILALEEDGAIARDGHVLTCDPAILHDIVAADGE